One region of Malania oleifera isolate guangnan ecotype guangnan chromosome 6, ASM2987363v1, whole genome shotgun sequence genomic DNA includes:
- the LOC131158087 gene encoding endoribonuclease Dicer homolog 1-like isoform X7: MEKKRSSKEFNNNVVHFLPTDQDIASPTFHSQGKVYRPKIKTSNEGAKPSSRGVTKPIESNAEAPTKADSAKEDASPDTNLTANAAEKGKVYRPKIKTSNEGAKPSSRGVTKPIESNAEAPKKADSAKEDASPDTNLTANAAEMVPGDGTCQNHSNAEGAPNSSLAKSHLYEICAANHWKPPSFECYKEEGPNHMKLFTFKVFVEMEEATIRILECFSAPRSKKKTAAAHAAEGGAREDFITRVLCHW, from the exons ATGGAGAAGAAGCGTTCTTCCAAAGAATTCAATAACAATGTCGTACATTTTCTGCCTACAGATCAGGACATCGCCTCTCCCACCTTCCACTCTCAG GGTAAGGTTTACCGGCCCAAAATCAAAACTTCAAACGAAGGTGCTAAGCCAAGCTCCAGAGGGGTAACAAAGCCGATTGAGTCAAATGCTGAAGCACCCACAAAAGCAGATTCAGCAAAGGAAGATGCTTCTCCTGACACCAACCTTACTGCTAATGCCGCTGAGAAGGGTAAGGTTTACAGGCCCAAAATCAAAACTTCGAACGAAGGTGCTAAGCCAAGCTCCAGAGGGGTAACAAAGCCGATTGAGTCAAATGCTGAAGCACCCAAAAAAGCAGATTCAGCAAAGGAAGATGCTTCTCCTGACACCAACCTTACTGCTAATGCCGCTGAGATGGTGCCCGGGGATGGAACTTgtcaaaatcactcaaatgcaGAAG GTGCTCCAAATTCAAGTTTGGCCAAATCACATTTATATGAGATCTGTGCCGCAAACCATTGGAAGCCCCCTTCATTTGAATGTTACAAAGAAGAAGGGCCAAATCACATGAAATT GTTCACATTCAAGGTCTTTGTTGAGATGGAAGAAGCAACGATTAGAATTCTGGAGTGCTTTAGTGCCCCTCGTTCAAAAAAGAAAACAGCAGCAGCACATGCAGCTGAAG
- the LOC131158087 gene encoding uncharacterized protein LOC131158087 isoform X9, which translates to MWITANRVGGINREINIIIFLHWSRRGVRRWRRSVLPKNSITMSYIFCLQIRTSPLPPSTLSVVLQGKVYRPKIKTSNEGAKPSSRGVTKPIESNAEAPTKADSAKEDASPDTNLTANAAEKGKVYRPKIKTSNEGAKPSSRGVTKPIESNAEAPKKADSAKEDASPDTNLTANAAEMVPGDGTCQNHSNAEGSHSRSLLRWKKQRLEFWSALVPLVQKRKQQQHMQLKG; encoded by the exons ATGTGGATTACGGCAAACAGAGTGGGGGGAATCAACAGAGAGATCAACATCATAATATTTCTTCATTGGAGCAGAAGGGGGGTTAGGAGATGGAGAAGAAGCGTTCTTCCAAAGAATTCAATAACAATGTCGTACATTTTCTGCCTACAGATCAGGACATCGCCTCTCCCACCTTCCACTCTCAG TGTGGTTTTGCAGGGTAAGGTTTACCGGCCCAAAATCAAAACTTCAAACGAAGGTGCTAAGCCAAGCTCCAGAGGGGTAACAAAGCCGATTGAGTCAAATGCTGAAGCACCCACAAAAGCAGATTCAGCAAAGGAAGATGCTTCTCCTGACACCAACCTTACTGCTAATGCCGCTGAGAAGGGTAAGGTTTACAGGCCCAAAATCAAAACTTCGAACGAAGGTGCTAAGCCAAGCTCCAGAGGGGTAACAAAGCCGATTGAGTCAAATGCTGAAGCACCCAAAAAAGCAGATTCAGCAAAGGAAGATGCTTCTCCTGACACCAACCTTACTGCTAATGCCGCTGAGATGGTGCCCGGGGATGGAACTTgtcaaaatcactcaaatgcaGAAG GTTCACATTCAAGGTCTTTGTTGAGATGGAAGAAGCAACGATTAGAATTCTGGAGTGCTTTAGTGCCCCTCGTTCAAAAAAGAAAACAGCAGCAGCACATGCAGCTGAAG
- the LOC131158087 gene encoding uncharacterized protein LOC131158087 isoform X5 has protein sequence MWITANRVGGINREINIIIFLHWSRRGVRRWRRSVLPKNSITMSYIFCLQIRTSPLPPSTLSVVLQGKVYRPKIKTSNEGAKPSSRGVTKPIESNAEAPTKADSAKEDASPDTNLTANAAEKGKVYRPKIKTSNEGAKPSSRGVTKPIESNAEAPKKADSAKEDASPDTNLTANAAEMVPGDGTCQNHSNAEGSHSRSLLRWKKQRLEFWSALVPLVQKRKQQQHMQLKTTLPNANTKCVRLRSYFDHWSFRYQY, from the exons ATGTGGATTACGGCAAACAGAGTGGGGGGAATCAACAGAGAGATCAACATCATAATATTTCTTCATTGGAGCAGAAGGGGGGTTAGGAGATGGAGAAGAAGCGTTCTTCCAAAGAATTCAATAACAATGTCGTACATTTTCTGCCTACAGATCAGGACATCGCCTCTCCCACCTTCCACTCTCAG TGTGGTTTTGCAGGGTAAGGTTTACCGGCCCAAAATCAAAACTTCAAACGAAGGTGCTAAGCCAAGCTCCAGAGGGGTAACAAAGCCGATTGAGTCAAATGCTGAAGCACCCACAAAAGCAGATTCAGCAAAGGAAGATGCTTCTCCTGACACCAACCTTACTGCTAATGCCGCTGAGAAGGGTAAGGTTTACAGGCCCAAAATCAAAACTTCGAACGAAGGTGCTAAGCCAAGCTCCAGAGGGGTAACAAAGCCGATTGAGTCAAATGCTGAAGCACCCAAAAAAGCAGATTCAGCAAAGGAAGATGCTTCTCCTGACACCAACCTTACTGCTAATGCCGCTGAGATGGTGCCCGGGGATGGAACTTgtcaaaatcactcaaatgcaGAAG GTTCACATTCAAGGTCTTTGTTGAGATGGAAGAAGCAACGATTAGAATTCTGGAGTGCTTTAGTGCCCCTCGTTCAAAAAAGAAAACAGCAGCAGCACATGCAGCTGAAG ACAACTCTACCTAATGCAAATACAAAATGTGTCAGACTCAGATCTTATTTTGACCACTGGAGTTTCAGATATCAGTATTGA
- the LOC131158087 gene encoding endoribonuclease Dicer homolog 1-like isoform X6 — MEKKRSSKEFNNNVVHFLPTDQDIASPTFHSQGKVYRPKIKTSNEGAKPSSRGVTKPIESNAEAPTKADSAKEDASPDTNLTANAAEKGKVYRPKIKTSNEGAKPSSRGVTKPIESNAEAPKKADSAKEDASPDTNLTANAAEMVPGDGTCQNHSNAEGAPNSSLAKSHLYEICAANHWKPPSFECYKEEGPNHMKLFTFKVFVEMEEATIRILECFSAPRSKKKTAAAHAAEGALWFLKHKGLALSP, encoded by the exons ATGGAGAAGAAGCGTTCTTCCAAAGAATTCAATAACAATGTCGTACATTTTCTGCCTACAGATCAGGACATCGCCTCTCCCACCTTCCACTCTCAG GGTAAGGTTTACCGGCCCAAAATCAAAACTTCAAACGAAGGTGCTAAGCCAAGCTCCAGAGGGGTAACAAAGCCGATTGAGTCAAATGCTGAAGCACCCACAAAAGCAGATTCAGCAAAGGAAGATGCTTCTCCTGACACCAACCTTACTGCTAATGCCGCTGAGAAGGGTAAGGTTTACAGGCCCAAAATCAAAACTTCGAACGAAGGTGCTAAGCCAAGCTCCAGAGGGGTAACAAAGCCGATTGAGTCAAATGCTGAAGCACCCAAAAAAGCAGATTCAGCAAAGGAAGATGCTTCTCCTGACACCAACCTTACTGCTAATGCCGCTGAGATGGTGCCCGGGGATGGAACTTgtcaaaatcactcaaatgcaGAAG GTGCTCCAAATTCAAGTTTGGCCAAATCACATTTATATGAGATCTGTGCCGCAAACCATTGGAAGCCCCCTTCATTTGAATGTTACAAAGAAGAAGGGCCAAATCACATGAAATT GTTCACATTCAAGGTCTTTGTTGAGATGGAAGAAGCAACGATTAGAATTCTGGAGTGCTTTAGTGCCCCTCGTTCAAAAAAGAAAACAGCAGCAGCACATGCAGCTGAAGGTGCACTTTGGTTTTTAAAGCACAAAG
- the LOC131158087 gene encoding uncharacterized protein LOC131158087 isoform X1 encodes MWITANRVGGINREINIIIFLHWSRRGVRRWRRSVLPKNSITMSYIFCLQIRTSPLPPSTLSVVLQGKVYRPKIKTSNEGAKPSSRGVTKPIESNAEAPTKADSAKEDASPDTNLTANAAEKGKVYRPKIKTSNEGAKPSSRGVTKPIESNAEAPKKADSAKEDASPDTNLTANAAEMVPGDGTCQNHSNAEGAPNSSLAKSHLYEICAANHWKPPSFECYKEEGPNHMKLFTFKVFVEMEEATIRILECFSAPRSKKKTAAAHAAEGALWFLKHKGLALSP; translated from the exons ATGTGGATTACGGCAAACAGAGTGGGGGGAATCAACAGAGAGATCAACATCATAATATTTCTTCATTGGAGCAGAAGGGGGGTTAGGAGATGGAGAAGAAGCGTTCTTCCAAAGAATTCAATAACAATGTCGTACATTTTCTGCCTACAGATCAGGACATCGCCTCTCCCACCTTCCACTCTCAG TGTGGTTTTGCAGGGTAAGGTTTACCGGCCCAAAATCAAAACTTCAAACGAAGGTGCTAAGCCAAGCTCCAGAGGGGTAACAAAGCCGATTGAGTCAAATGCTGAAGCACCCACAAAAGCAGATTCAGCAAAGGAAGATGCTTCTCCTGACACCAACCTTACTGCTAATGCCGCTGAGAAGGGTAAGGTTTACAGGCCCAAAATCAAAACTTCGAACGAAGGTGCTAAGCCAAGCTCCAGAGGGGTAACAAAGCCGATTGAGTCAAATGCTGAAGCACCCAAAAAAGCAGATTCAGCAAAGGAAGATGCTTCTCCTGACACCAACCTTACTGCTAATGCCGCTGAGATGGTGCCCGGGGATGGAACTTgtcaaaatcactcaaatgcaGAAG GTGCTCCAAATTCAAGTTTGGCCAAATCACATTTATATGAGATCTGTGCCGCAAACCATTGGAAGCCCCCTTCATTTGAATGTTACAAAGAAGAAGGGCCAAATCACATGAAATT GTTCACATTCAAGGTCTTTGTTGAGATGGAAGAAGCAACGATTAGAATTCTGGAGTGCTTTAGTGCCCCTCGTTCAAAAAAGAAAACAGCAGCAGCACATGCAGCTGAAGGTGCACTTTGGTTTTTAAAGCACAAAG
- the LOC131158087 gene encoding uncharacterized protein LOC131158087 isoform X14 translates to MEKKRSSKEFNNNVVHFLPTDQDIASPTFHSQGKVYRPKIKTSNEGAKPSSRGVTKPIESNAEAPTKADSAKEDASPDTNLTANAAEKGKVYRPKIKTSNEGAKPSSRGVTKPIESNAEAPKKADSAKEDASPDTNLTANAAEMVPGDGTCQNHSNAEGSHSRSLLRWKKQRLEFWSALVPLVQKRKQQQHMQLKVHFGF, encoded by the exons ATGGAGAAGAAGCGTTCTTCCAAAGAATTCAATAACAATGTCGTACATTTTCTGCCTACAGATCAGGACATCGCCTCTCCCACCTTCCACTCTCAG GGTAAGGTTTACCGGCCCAAAATCAAAACTTCAAACGAAGGTGCTAAGCCAAGCTCCAGAGGGGTAACAAAGCCGATTGAGTCAAATGCTGAAGCACCCACAAAAGCAGATTCAGCAAAGGAAGATGCTTCTCCTGACACCAACCTTACTGCTAATGCCGCTGAGAAGGGTAAGGTTTACAGGCCCAAAATCAAAACTTCGAACGAAGGTGCTAAGCCAAGCTCCAGAGGGGTAACAAAGCCGATTGAGTCAAATGCTGAAGCACCCAAAAAAGCAGATTCAGCAAAGGAAGATGCTTCTCCTGACACCAACCTTACTGCTAATGCCGCTGAGATGGTGCCCGGGGATGGAACTTgtcaaaatcactcaaatgcaGAAG GTTCACATTCAAGGTCTTTGTTGAGATGGAAGAAGCAACGATTAGAATTCTGGAGTGCTTTAGTGCCCCTCGTTCAAAAAAGAAAACAGCAGCAGCACATGCAGCTGAAGGTGCACTTTGGTTTTTAA
- the LOC131158087 gene encoding endoribonuclease Dicer homolog 1-like isoform X4 gives MEKKRSSKEFNNNVVHFLPTDQDIASPTFHSQGKVYRPKIKTSNEGAKPSSRGVTKPIESNAEAPTKADSAKEDASPDTNLTANAAEKGKVYRPKIKTSNEGAKPSSRGVTKPIESNAEAPKKADSAKEDASPDTNLTANAAEMVPGDGTCQNHSNAEGAPNSSLAKSHLYEICAANHWKPPSFECYKEEGPNHMKLFTFKVFVEMEEATIRILECFSAPRSKKKTAAAHAAEGALWFLKHKGYFPSRRASTITMIQTH, from the exons ATGGAGAAGAAGCGTTCTTCCAAAGAATTCAATAACAATGTCGTACATTTTCTGCCTACAGATCAGGACATCGCCTCTCCCACCTTCCACTCTCAG GGTAAGGTTTACCGGCCCAAAATCAAAACTTCAAACGAAGGTGCTAAGCCAAGCTCCAGAGGGGTAACAAAGCCGATTGAGTCAAATGCTGAAGCACCCACAAAAGCAGATTCAGCAAAGGAAGATGCTTCTCCTGACACCAACCTTACTGCTAATGCCGCTGAGAAGGGTAAGGTTTACAGGCCCAAAATCAAAACTTCGAACGAAGGTGCTAAGCCAAGCTCCAGAGGGGTAACAAAGCCGATTGAGTCAAATGCTGAAGCACCCAAAAAAGCAGATTCAGCAAAGGAAGATGCTTCTCCTGACACCAACCTTACTGCTAATGCCGCTGAGATGGTGCCCGGGGATGGAACTTgtcaaaatcactcaaatgcaGAAG GTGCTCCAAATTCAAGTTTGGCCAAATCACATTTATATGAGATCTGTGCCGCAAACCATTGGAAGCCCCCTTCATTTGAATGTTACAAAGAAGAAGGGCCAAATCACATGAAATT GTTCACATTCAAGGTCTTTGTTGAGATGGAAGAAGCAACGATTAGAATTCTGGAGTGCTTTAGTGCCCCTCGTTCAAAAAAGAAAACAGCAGCAGCACATGCAGCTGAAGGTGCACTTTGGTTTTTAAAGCACAAAGGTTATTTTCCTAGCCGAAG
- the LOC131158087 gene encoding uncharacterized protein LOC131158087 isoform X15: MWITANRVGGINREINIIIFLHWSRRGVRRWRRSVLPKNSITMSYIFCLQIRTSPLPPSTLSVVLQGKVYRPKIKTSNEGAKPSSRGVTKPIESNAEAPTKADSAKEDASPDTNLTANAAEKGKVYRPKIKTSNEGAKPSSRGVTKPIESNAEAPKKADSAKEDASPDTNLTANAAEMVPGDGTCQNHSNAEGAPNSSLAKSHLYEICAANHWKPPSFECYKEEGPNHMKLASTITMIQTH, from the exons ATGTGGATTACGGCAAACAGAGTGGGGGGAATCAACAGAGAGATCAACATCATAATATTTCTTCATTGGAGCAGAAGGGGGGTTAGGAGATGGAGAAGAAGCGTTCTTCCAAAGAATTCAATAACAATGTCGTACATTTTCTGCCTACAGATCAGGACATCGCCTCTCCCACCTTCCACTCTCAG TGTGGTTTTGCAGGGTAAGGTTTACCGGCCCAAAATCAAAACTTCAAACGAAGGTGCTAAGCCAAGCTCCAGAGGGGTAACAAAGCCGATTGAGTCAAATGCTGAAGCACCCACAAAAGCAGATTCAGCAAAGGAAGATGCTTCTCCTGACACCAACCTTACTGCTAATGCCGCTGAGAAGGGTAAGGTTTACAGGCCCAAAATCAAAACTTCGAACGAAGGTGCTAAGCCAAGCTCCAGAGGGGTAACAAAGCCGATTGAGTCAAATGCTGAAGCACCCAAAAAAGCAGATTCAGCAAAGGAAGATGCTTCTCCTGACACCAACCTTACTGCTAATGCCGCTGAGATGGTGCCCGGGGATGGAACTTgtcaaaatcactcaaatgcaGAAG GTGCTCCAAATTCAAGTTTGGCCAAATCACATTTATATGAGATCTGTGCCGCAAACCATTGGAAGCCCCCTTCATTTGAATGTTACAAAGAAGAAGGGCCAAATCACATGAAATT
- the LOC131158087 gene encoding uncharacterized protein LOC131158087 isoform X13, with protein sequence MWITANRVGGINREINIIIFLHWSRRGVRRWRRSVLPKNSITMSYIFCLQIRTSPLPPSTLSVVLQGKVYRPKIKTSNEGAKPSSRGVTKPIESNAEAPTKADSAKEDASPDTNLTANAAEKGKVYRPKIKTSNEGAKPSSRGVTKPIESNAEAPKKADSAKEDASPDTNLTANAAEMVPGDGTCQNHSNAEGGAREDFITRVLCHW encoded by the exons ATGTGGATTACGGCAAACAGAGTGGGGGGAATCAACAGAGAGATCAACATCATAATATTTCTTCATTGGAGCAGAAGGGGGGTTAGGAGATGGAGAAGAAGCGTTCTTCCAAAGAATTCAATAACAATGTCGTACATTTTCTGCCTACAGATCAGGACATCGCCTCTCCCACCTTCCACTCTCAG TGTGGTTTTGCAGGGTAAGGTTTACCGGCCCAAAATCAAAACTTCAAACGAAGGTGCTAAGCCAAGCTCCAGAGGGGTAACAAAGCCGATTGAGTCAAATGCTGAAGCACCCACAAAAGCAGATTCAGCAAAGGAAGATGCTTCTCCTGACACCAACCTTACTGCTAATGCCGCTGAGAAGGGTAAGGTTTACAGGCCCAAAATCAAAACTTCGAACGAAGGTGCTAAGCCAAGCTCCAGAGGGGTAACAAAGCCGATTGAGTCAAATGCTGAAGCACCCAAAAAAGCAGATTCAGCAAAGGAAGATGCTTCTCCTGACACCAACCTTACTGCTAATGCCGCTGAGATGGTGCCCGGGGATGGAACTTgtcaaaatcactcaaatgcaGAAG
- the LOC131158087 gene encoding endoribonuclease Dicer homolog 1-like isoform X8 → MEKKRSSKEFNNNVVHFLPTDQDIASPTFHSQGKVYRPKIKTSNEGAKPSSRGVTKPIESNAEAPTKADSAKEDASPDTNLTANAAEKGKVYRPKIKTSNEGAKPSSRGVTKPIESNAEAPKKADSAKEDASPDTNLTANAAEMVPGDGTCQNHSNAEGAPNSSLAKSHLYEICAANHWKPPSFECYKEEGPNHMKLFTFKVFVEMEEATIRILECFSAPRSKKKTAAAHAAEGLALSP, encoded by the exons ATGGAGAAGAAGCGTTCTTCCAAAGAATTCAATAACAATGTCGTACATTTTCTGCCTACAGATCAGGACATCGCCTCTCCCACCTTCCACTCTCAG GGTAAGGTTTACCGGCCCAAAATCAAAACTTCAAACGAAGGTGCTAAGCCAAGCTCCAGAGGGGTAACAAAGCCGATTGAGTCAAATGCTGAAGCACCCACAAAAGCAGATTCAGCAAAGGAAGATGCTTCTCCTGACACCAACCTTACTGCTAATGCCGCTGAGAAGGGTAAGGTTTACAGGCCCAAAATCAAAACTTCGAACGAAGGTGCTAAGCCAAGCTCCAGAGGGGTAACAAAGCCGATTGAGTCAAATGCTGAAGCACCCAAAAAAGCAGATTCAGCAAAGGAAGATGCTTCTCCTGACACCAACCTTACTGCTAATGCCGCTGAGATGGTGCCCGGGGATGGAACTTgtcaaaatcactcaaatgcaGAAG GTGCTCCAAATTCAAGTTTGGCCAAATCACATTTATATGAGATCTGTGCCGCAAACCATTGGAAGCCCCCTTCATTTGAATGTTACAAAGAAGAAGGGCCAAATCACATGAAATT GTTCACATTCAAGGTCTTTGTTGAGATGGAAGAAGCAACGATTAGAATTCTGGAGTGCTTTAGTGCCCCTCGTTCAAAAAAGAAAACAGCAGCAGCACATGCAGCTGAAG
- the LOC131158087 gene encoding uncharacterized protein LOC131158087 isoform X2 — protein MWITANRVGGINREINIIIFLHWSRRGVRRWRRSVLPKNSITMSYIFCLQIRTSPLPPSTLSVVLQGKVYRPKIKTSNEGAKPSSRGVTKPIESNAEAPTKADSAKEDASPDTNLTANAAEKGKVYRPKIKTSNEGAKPSSRGVTKPIESNAEAPKKADSAKEDASPDTNLTANAAEMVPGDGTCQNHSNAEGAPNSSLAKSHLYEICAANHWKPPSFECYKEEGPNHMKLFTFKVFVEMEEATIRILECFSAPRSKKKTAAAHAAEGLALSP, from the exons ATGTGGATTACGGCAAACAGAGTGGGGGGAATCAACAGAGAGATCAACATCATAATATTTCTTCATTGGAGCAGAAGGGGGGTTAGGAGATGGAGAAGAAGCGTTCTTCCAAAGAATTCAATAACAATGTCGTACATTTTCTGCCTACAGATCAGGACATCGCCTCTCCCACCTTCCACTCTCAG TGTGGTTTTGCAGGGTAAGGTTTACCGGCCCAAAATCAAAACTTCAAACGAAGGTGCTAAGCCAAGCTCCAGAGGGGTAACAAAGCCGATTGAGTCAAATGCTGAAGCACCCACAAAAGCAGATTCAGCAAAGGAAGATGCTTCTCCTGACACCAACCTTACTGCTAATGCCGCTGAGAAGGGTAAGGTTTACAGGCCCAAAATCAAAACTTCGAACGAAGGTGCTAAGCCAAGCTCCAGAGGGGTAACAAAGCCGATTGAGTCAAATGCTGAAGCACCCAAAAAAGCAGATTCAGCAAAGGAAGATGCTTCTCCTGACACCAACCTTACTGCTAATGCCGCTGAGATGGTGCCCGGGGATGGAACTTgtcaaaatcactcaaatgcaGAAG GTGCTCCAAATTCAAGTTTGGCCAAATCACATTTATATGAGATCTGTGCCGCAAACCATTGGAAGCCCCCTTCATTTGAATGTTACAAAGAAGAAGGGCCAAATCACATGAAATT GTTCACATTCAAGGTCTTTGTTGAGATGGAAGAAGCAACGATTAGAATTCTGGAGTGCTTTAGTGCCCCTCGTTCAAAAAAGAAAACAGCAGCAGCACATGCAGCTGAAG
- the LOC131158087 gene encoding uncharacterized protein LOC131158087 isoform X12: MEKKRSSKEFNNNVVHFLPTDQDIASPTFHSQGKVYRPKIKTSNEGAKPSSRGVTKPIESNAEAPTKADSAKEDASPDTNLTANAAEKGKVYRPKIKTSNEGAKPSSRGVTKPIESNAEAPKKADSAKEDASPDTNLTANAAEMVPGDGTCQNHSNAEGAPNSSLAKSHLYEICAANHWKPPSFECYKEEGPNHMKLASTITMIQTH; the protein is encoded by the exons ATGGAGAAGAAGCGTTCTTCCAAAGAATTCAATAACAATGTCGTACATTTTCTGCCTACAGATCAGGACATCGCCTCTCCCACCTTCCACTCTCAG GGTAAGGTTTACCGGCCCAAAATCAAAACTTCAAACGAAGGTGCTAAGCCAAGCTCCAGAGGGGTAACAAAGCCGATTGAGTCAAATGCTGAAGCACCCACAAAAGCAGATTCAGCAAAGGAAGATGCTTCTCCTGACACCAACCTTACTGCTAATGCCGCTGAGAAGGGTAAGGTTTACAGGCCCAAAATCAAAACTTCGAACGAAGGTGCTAAGCCAAGCTCCAGAGGGGTAACAAAGCCGATTGAGTCAAATGCTGAAGCACCCAAAAAAGCAGATTCAGCAAAGGAAGATGCTTCTCCTGACACCAACCTTACTGCTAATGCCGCTGAGATGGTGCCCGGGGATGGAACTTgtcaaaatcactcaaatgcaGAAG GTGCTCCAAATTCAAGTTTGGCCAAATCACATTTATATGAGATCTGTGCCGCAAACCATTGGAAGCCCCCTTCATTTGAATGTTACAAAGAAGAAGGGCCAAATCACATGAAATT
- the LOC131158087 gene encoding uncharacterized protein LOC131158087 isoform X10: MWITANRVGGINREINIIIFLHWSRRGVRRWRRSVLPKNSITMSYIFCLQIRTSPLPPSTLSVVLQGKVYRPKIKTSNEGAKPSSRGVTKPIESNAEAPTKADSAKEDASPDTNLTANAAEKGKVYRPKIKTSNEGAKPSSRGVTKPIESNAEAPKKADSAKEDASPDTNLTANAAEMVPGDGTCQNHSNAEAEAVLPYVVSLSTPSELWQAVVHALGFG, encoded by the exons ATGTGGATTACGGCAAACAGAGTGGGGGGAATCAACAGAGAGATCAACATCATAATATTTCTTCATTGGAGCAGAAGGGGGGTTAGGAGATGGAGAAGAAGCGTTCTTCCAAAGAATTCAATAACAATGTCGTACATTTTCTGCCTACAGATCAGGACATCGCCTCTCCCACCTTCCACTCTCAG TGTGGTTTTGCAGGGTAAGGTTTACCGGCCCAAAATCAAAACTTCAAACGAAGGTGCTAAGCCAAGCTCCAGAGGGGTAACAAAGCCGATTGAGTCAAATGCTGAAGCACCCACAAAAGCAGATTCAGCAAAGGAAGATGCTTCTCCTGACACCAACCTTACTGCTAATGCCGCTGAGAAGGGTAAGGTTTACAGGCCCAAAATCAAAACTTCGAACGAAGGTGCTAAGCCAAGCTCCAGAGGGGTAACAAAGCCGATTGAGTCAAATGCTGAAGCACCCAAAAAAGCAGATTCAGCAAAGGAAGATGCTTCTCCTGACACCAACCTTACTGCTAATGCCGCTGAGATGGTGCCCGGGGATGGAACTTgtcaaaatcactcaaatgcaGAAG CTGAAGCGGTACTCCCTTATGTGGTTTCTCTTAGCACTCCATCTGAACTCTGGCAAGCCGTGGTACATGCCCTTGGCTTTGGCTGA
- the LOC131158087 gene encoding uncharacterized protein LOC131158087 isoform X3, which produces MWITANRVGGINREINIIIFLHWSRRGVRRWRRSVLPKNSITMSYIFCLQIRTSPLPPSTLSVVLQGKVYRPKIKTSNEGAKPSSRGVTKPIESNAEAPTKADSAKEDASPDTNLTANAAEKGKVYRPKIKTSNEGAKPSSRGVTKPIESNAEAPKKADSAKEDASPDTNLTANAAEMVPGDGTCQNHSNAEGAPNSSLAKSHLYEICAANHWKPPSFECYKEEGPNHMKLFTFKVFVEMEEATIRILECFSAPRSKKKTAAAHAAEDNST; this is translated from the exons ATGTGGATTACGGCAAACAGAGTGGGGGGAATCAACAGAGAGATCAACATCATAATATTTCTTCATTGGAGCAGAAGGGGGGTTAGGAGATGGAGAAGAAGCGTTCTTCCAAAGAATTCAATAACAATGTCGTACATTTTCTGCCTACAGATCAGGACATCGCCTCTCCCACCTTCCACTCTCAG TGTGGTTTTGCAGGGTAAGGTTTACCGGCCCAAAATCAAAACTTCAAACGAAGGTGCTAAGCCAAGCTCCAGAGGGGTAACAAAGCCGATTGAGTCAAATGCTGAAGCACCCACAAAAGCAGATTCAGCAAAGGAAGATGCTTCTCCTGACACCAACCTTACTGCTAATGCCGCTGAGAAGGGTAAGGTTTACAGGCCCAAAATCAAAACTTCGAACGAAGGTGCTAAGCCAAGCTCCAGAGGGGTAACAAAGCCGATTGAGTCAAATGCTGAAGCACCCAAAAAAGCAGATTCAGCAAAGGAAGATGCTTCTCCTGACACCAACCTTACTGCTAATGCCGCTGAGATGGTGCCCGGGGATGGAACTTgtcaaaatcactcaaatgcaGAAG GTGCTCCAAATTCAAGTTTGGCCAAATCACATTTATATGAGATCTGTGCCGCAAACCATTGGAAGCCCCCTTCATTTGAATGTTACAAAGAAGAAGGGCCAAATCACATGAAATT GTTCACATTCAAGGTCTTTGTTGAGATGGAAGAAGCAACGATTAGAATTCTGGAGTGCTTTAGTGCCCCTCGTTCAAAAAAGAAAACAGCAGCAGCACATGCAGCTGAAG ACAACTCTACCTAA